The DNA window CGGCGCTTGCTGCTTTGTTGGTAAACCACCGGATCGAGCAATCCCTGCTCGGGGTTGTTGATGGCCTCAAGCGCCATCGCGATCTTCATCGCGGTTTCGTCACGCGTCTTCCTGAAGTCACCGTAGGATGCAACCTCGATCATCAACTCTCGGTTAGCGGACGCGCGGTCGAAATTCATGAACGTATAGGCCGAGACCAGCCCATCGAGATCGAAATGCTCGGTCGTCACAGCCCGGTCGCTGTCGACCGCATTGCTGCCGTCAAAATAGGTGAAGACGCTTTTCGCCGACAGATCCGTCCTCAGCGCCGCGGGGGTATCATTGTTCGGCCAATGCGACAGGGTCAGAGCGGTTCCTTCATTGGCGATGCTGTCCACCGTGATGTTCGGCATCGTCCGGCTTTTTTCATAGTCGACGTACTTGACCCCGCCCTCTTGCAGCGCAAGCGTGTGCCCTGTGTCGACGGTCAAAGATTCCTCGGGGAGCGGCGTCAGTGGACGCTCCAGCATAGGCTGGTCTTCCCAGGCCAGAACGGGCGAGCCGCCCGCTTCTTTAAGCGTTACGGTTGGAACAACGATGTTCGATACGCGATAATCGGTCGGGTCACCAACTGTCTTTGCCCCCAAGCCGCCGCGCCAGGCGGCGAAATCGATGAACCGGTTGTCGATGAGCACGCCGACACGCCCTGCCAGCCACAAAACGAGCCTGTCTTCAAGCATCGGCAGCACGTCGTCATCGACGGTAACCGACGGCCCGCCAAACACGTCAATCTTGGTCATCGCGTGTGACCTCTCAGGCTTTCTTACCGACGTGTTGACCGGCTTGGCTGTTCTCAAAGATCAATTGATCGCGCTCCGGCGAGTAGATCTCGATCAGCAGCCCTGCCGGGTCCTTGAGGTAGACAGAGAGCCGTTCGCCATCGGGCGCGGCATTCGGATAGGGCAGCGGGTTGTTGCCCCTCTCGTAGGGAATTTGCAGTTTTTCGATGTGTTTGGAGAAGGTCAGCACCCCTTCTTTGCTGGTTCGCACACCGAAATGCACCTTGTTGCTCGCCGCGACGTCCCTGGCCTCTTCGATGTAGAACTCGAACCCGTTGAAATCGGTGACAACCTTCCGCGGGCCGAGGTTCCTGAGGTACTTCACGCCGAAAACATCCTCGTAGAACTGAAGCGACTTGTTGACGTCGAGCGCCAGAATGTTGAGATGGTTGAGGTAGGCGTCATTGATCACGGGCGCGGCTTTGTTGGAATGCTCTTTCTCCACCCAGACAGTATCCGTGGCCGAGATGTCCTTGCGCAACTGATCCTCGTTGTATTTGAAGTAGTTGATCGCCTCGGTGAACAGCACGAAGTCCGTGGTCAAATCCCGAAGACGCTTTGTGATGTCGACAGAAAGATTGAAGTCGTCGTCAAAGTCATCATAGGTCAGCGTCACGTGCCGCGGGAAGCAGAACGTCTCTTGCTCGAACACCATGCTCATCGCCAAATCTCCAAGCGCGAGGTGGCTGCGGAGCGTTCCCGCTGCAACGACAAAGGCCACAGGCTTCTTCGTCAGGGCCTTGTTGAAGATCTCGGATGTGAGCTTCATGATGCTGCTGGCGGAATAGCAGTAGACCGGGCCCAAAAAGATGATGCCGTAGGCGCGCTCGATCTTCTTGTTCAACTCGGCATATTCCGGCGGCAACCCTTCGAGCCCGGTTGCGTTGATCCAAGCTGGGGGCAAGTCCCGAATGTCGACGATTTCAGCCGTCCGCTTGGCGTCCTGCAGACACCGCAAGATGACGGGCGCGGCGGAACGGCTGTGCGATGGATCGCTGGCGGAGTGACTGATGATCAGAAAGTCAGACATTGATGAAGTCCCCTAGAGGTTCCGGTAGATGTATCAATTCAGGCCGCGCGGCCTTCGCGCTGACATCCGCCAACTGGAGCATATCTTTCACCGGCTCGTTGGCTAGCTCTATCAGCACGTCTGTTTTGATTTGCGCCGTGTTCACGACATTCATGCTGCTTAGGACGCTCAGTCGTTCAGGCGGGCTCATCAGACGTGCGTGCTGACCGCCGCCGATCACGCCGGACTGGAAGACATGTGCGATGTCGACCAAGTCGCCCTGCAGCAACAAAGACAGCAACTTGGGGCCGCCTTCAACCAGTACACTGTTGATCGGCCGACCGAGTTTAGCAGCAACGCTCGGCTCCGAGAGGCTGGCGATCAAATGCTCAAGCGCGTCTGTCCCCGGCGGAATGGTGCGCAAATGGATGTGGCCGAGCGCTTCTAGCTCAGTCCGTCGATCCGCGTCCAAAGTGGTTTGCAGTGGCTTGCGAAAGACGACGATGGGCGCGTCGAGGCTGAAGAGTGTCGCGCGCAGCGCTTGCCAATCGGGTATCGGGCACTTGAAAGACCCGGCCAGACGGATCGAAGAGGACCCGCACCGGGTGCCTGTGGATCGGAAGCGGGGAGTTCCGCACCGTAAGTGTCGGCTTGTCGACAATGGCTGTTCCGGCACCCACCAGTATCGCATCGTATCGCTGGCGCAGCCAATGCGCGCATATGCGCGACTCCGCGCAGGACACCCAGCGCGGCGTGCCGCTGTCGAACGCCAACTGTCCATCGAGCGTTTGCGCCCATTTGCCCACAATCAACGGGCGGTCCATGGAATAGCGCATCAGAAACGGCAGGTGCCAAGCCGCCACTTCTGAACCCTAGGACGCCGGTTTCGACCTCAACCCCGGCAGCTCTTAGAATAGAAAAACCGCGCCCGTTCACGCGAAGATCGGGATCCCCGACGCCGACGACGCAGCGTTTGATCCCTGTGCCGATGATCAGATCGACGCATGGCGGCTGCCGCCCAGTGTGCGAACACGGCTCCAGCGTGCAGTAGAGCGTCAACTCATGCGGGTTATGCTCGGACGACAAGGCTTCTATCGCGACGCGCTCGGCATGGCGCTGGCCGCAGACCTCGGTGCTGCCACGGCTCACAGCGACACCGTCCTTGTTCACCAGGATGCAGCCGACGCCGGGGTTGGGCTCGCTCAACCCGCAGCTCTGCATCCCCTCCAGAAGAGTCTGCGCCATCCAATACTCATCTCGGCTCGACAGCATGTCGAGCGCCGGATCTTCGCCAATCAACTTCGGTATGCTGCCGAAGAGTGAATACCCTTTGCGCATCAAAGACCTCTCGCATGAGCAAATGGCATTTGGCGGTCATCACGCCGCCAAGTACCGGCGCGCGTGGCTAGACAGCCGTCACCTCGTGGATGTAGCCATCGTATGAGCTGGCCAAGAACCGACCCAGGGCTGCCGCTGGCGCGATGTTCGAAATGCCCGCCGCGGTAGGCCGGACCTTCTTCAGCCAGGCGCGGGCGCTGGTGTCAAATATCGCGATCTGACCGCCATAGCTGCCAACGGCGATGAACTTGCCGTCGGTTGTCGCCGACACACACTTGACCGAGTTTGTGACCGGCGTTTCATAGACGCTCGCTGTGGCGCCATCCCAGATCCGCAGCTTCAAGTCCCGGCTCACGCTGGCAAACTGTCCGTTCGCCAGCACGACACAACCATTTGCGATTCGGTCATGCGCGTCCTCCAGCGCGTGTTCGAGGCCATAGTCGGAAATCCGGTGGATCGCAGCCGCCCCCGTCGCGCAGACAGAGAAGATGTAATCGCCAGAACAAGCGATCCCCTTGACGGCGTTGTCGTGGAGCTGGATCGTATCGGTATACTCCGCCGTGCCCTGCGGCGTCAGGCGTAGAATGATGCCCTCACCGGTATAGGCGCCGACGATCACATGCGGTGTGCCGTTTTTGGTGAACGTGGCTGCGGTGTTGATCGGGGACTTGTGCTGATGCACCAGCGTGCCGGATCTCGCGTCGAAGATCGCCCCAATCTGCCCACCGGTGAGAATAAGATCGCCGATGGGCTGCAGGAAGTTGCAGAGGCTGCCGACCTCAGAGATCGGCTTGCCATTGCAAAAGAGCCAGCCCGAATCGCCGATGGCGTAGATATCGTCCCTGTGGTCTGTCACCGCGTTGAAGGAGACATAGGGTTCGATGCCGTCGATGTTCCACGACTGGCTGTCCAAGTCGAAGGTCGCGTAGGTCGACCCAAAGGTTCCGAA is part of the Xanthomonas fragariae genome and encodes:
- a CDS encoding DUF6687 family protein; this translates as MTKIDVFGGPSVTVDDDVLPMLEDRLVLWLAGRVGVLIDNRFIDFAAWRGGLGAKTVGDPTDYRVSNIVVPTVTLKEAGGSPVLAWEDQPMLERPLTPLPEESLTVDTGHTLALQEGGVKYVDYEKSRTMPNITVDSIANEGTALTLSHWPNNDTPAALRTDLSAKSVFTYFDGSNAVDSDRAVTTEHFDLDGLVSAYTFMNFDRASANRELMIEVASYGDFRKTRDETAMKIAMALEAINNPEQGLLDPVVYQQSSKRRCHEKFKRGLLLLDEILAAPSVDAFRSLWHEDFERYRRTQQMFEDGKVTLAEDHAKDLAFFDIDRSMWDTAQIEDYRIETYLGFSIPSFHNRTDCKNVLLYCDGHVELHQRYEGWVDIAGAVDVHRQDLAALADLLNRIEATDQGLWHYHGVVEIMPCLYSTGTSRIAKDRLYRIVATYLTECPPGWVPA
- a CDS encoding NAD(P)H-dependent oxidoreductase, which gives rise to MSDFLIISHSASDPSHSRSAAPVILRCLQDAKRTAEIVDIRDLPPAWINATGLEGLPPEYAELNKKIERAYGIIFLGPVYCYSASSIMKLTSEIFNKALTKKPVAFVVAAGTLRSHLALGDLAMSMVFEQETFCFPRHVTLTYDDFDDDFNLSVDITKRLRDLTTDFVLFTEAINYFKYNEDQLRKDISATDTVWVEKEHSNKAAPVINDAYLNHLNILALDVNKSLQFYEDVFGVKYLRNLGPRKVVTDFNGFEFYIEEARDVAASNKVHFGVRTSKEGVLTFSKHIEKLQIPYERGNNPLPYPNAAPDGERLSVYLKDPAGLLIEIYSPERDQLIFENSQAGQHVGKKA
- a CDS encoding dihydrofolate reductase family protein, which codes for MDADRRTELEALGHIHLRTIPPGTDALEHLIASLSEPSVAAKLGRPINSVLVEGGPKLLSLLLQGDLVDIAHVFQSGVIGGGQHARLMSPPERLSVLSSMNVVNTAQIKTDVLIELANEPVKDMLQLADVSAKAARPELIHLPEPLGDFINV
- a CDS encoding RibD family protein — translated: MAAWHLPFLMRYSMDRPLIVGKWAQTLDGQLAFDSGTPRWVSCAESRICAHWLRQRYDAILVGAGTAIVDKPTLTVRNSPLPIHRHPVRVLFDPSGRVFQVPDTRLASAARDTLQPRRAHRRLSQATANHFGRGSTD
- a CDS encoding WD40 repeat domain-containing protein; amino-acid sequence: MKHLGPISGIACHSTGFIATAGYDNQIILWDAETHLPVLRGYHDHLANQCSFSEDGRYLVSSGSDYTARVWSVPDMRLVGVCIGHTDDIEMSVFHPSGEVIATCSRDHDIRTFKIDGTPMARLQGHTADVISVSWIGDGKTLVSSSDDGTIRHWDGMTGALLETHDLGGIETDTIVITETGIVFAGNDAGDILTIKGGEITKTSAHEAGIKRIVYSAPEKLLVTLSYDRSLMVWRVGADDDLALQLKADLPSIIWPRSVAFQSNDRLVFGTFGSTYATFDLDSQSWNIDGIEPYVSFNAVTDHRDDIYAIGDSGWLFCNGKPISEVGSLCNFLQPIGDLILTGGQIGAIFDARSGTLVHQHKSPINTAATFTKNGTPHVIVGAYTGEGIILRLTPQGTAEYTDTIQLHDNAVKGIACSGDYIFSVCATGAAAIHRISDYGLEHALEDAHDRIANGCVVLANGQFASVSRDLKLRIWDGATASVYETPVTNSVKCVSATTDGKFIAVGSYGGQIAIFDTSARAWLKKVRPTAAGISNIAPAAALGRFLASSYDGYIHEVTAV